From a region of the Rhodococcus sp. 4CII genome:
- a CDS encoding NarK/NasA family nitrate transporter, protein MKKHYIEHWDAEDVDAWEAGGKDIAKRNLIWSVVAEHVGFSVWSIWSVMVLFMPTDIYGIDAAGKFFLVAVPTLVGSILRIPYTVATAKFGGRNWTVFSALVLLVPTLFTLYLMMNPGASYTTFLLVAALAGVGGGNFASSMTNINAFYPQRLKGWALGLNAGGGNIGVPMIQLIGLLVIATVGNTEPWIVCSVYLVLIAVAAVGASLFMDNLGNQKADLRAMGATLKFSHSWVVSFLYVGTFGSFIGFSFAFGQVLQINFLAGGANPAQAALHAAQIAFIGPLLGSIARPMGGKLADRIGGGKITLYTFAAMALAAGVLVTAGTIDDGTAGAATGGVMTAFVLGFIALFLLSGIGNGSVYKMIPSIFEAKAQGLDGLSREDRASWSRSMSGALIGFAGAIGGLGGVGINLILRASYSSPAKSATMAFWVFLAFYVVCIAVTWFVFLRRPSAPGIAVTDGDDEKVSVSA, encoded by the coding sequence GTGAAGAAGCACTACATCGAGCACTGGGACGCGGAAGACGTCGACGCCTGGGAGGCGGGCGGCAAGGACATCGCCAAGCGGAACCTGATCTGGTCGGTAGTCGCTGAGCACGTCGGCTTCTCCGTCTGGTCGATCTGGTCCGTGATGGTGCTGTTCATGCCGACCGACATCTACGGCATCGACGCTGCGGGCAAGTTCTTCCTCGTCGCGGTCCCGACCCTGGTCGGTTCGATTCTGCGGATCCCCTACACGGTGGCGACGGCGAAGTTCGGTGGCCGTAACTGGACCGTCTTCAGCGCCCTCGTCCTGCTCGTCCCCACGCTGTTCACGCTGTACCTGATGATGAACCCCGGCGCCTCGTACACCACGTTCCTGCTGGTGGCCGCGCTCGCCGGCGTCGGAGGCGGCAACTTCGCGTCGTCGATGACCAACATCAATGCGTTCTACCCGCAGCGACTGAAGGGCTGGGCCCTCGGACTCAACGCCGGCGGCGGCAACATCGGTGTCCCGATGATCCAGTTGATCGGCCTCCTCGTGATCGCGACGGTCGGTAACACCGAGCCGTGGATCGTGTGTTCCGTCTACCTCGTCCTCATCGCCGTCGCCGCGGTCGGCGCCTCGCTGTTCATGGACAACCTCGGCAATCAGAAGGCCGACCTGCGGGCAATGGGCGCGACGCTGAAGTTCTCGCACTCGTGGGTCGTGAGCTTCCTCTACGTCGGCACGTTCGGTTCGTTCATCGGCTTCAGTTTTGCGTTCGGCCAGGTCCTGCAGATCAACTTCCTCGCAGGTGGCGCAAACCCCGCCCAGGCGGCCCTGCACGCGGCACAGATCGCGTTCATCGGTCCGCTGCTCGGCTCGATCGCCCGCCCGATGGGTGGCAAGCTCGCCGACCGGATCGGCGGCGGCAAGATCACCCTGTACACCTTCGCCGCGATGGCACTCGCCGCGGGTGTGCTCGTCACCGCCGGCACGATCGACGACGGTACCGCCGGCGCCGCCACCGGTGGTGTGATGACCGCGTTCGTCCTCGGCTTCATCGCCCTCTTCCTGCTGTCCGGCATCGGCAACGGTTCCGTCTACAAAATGATCCCGTCGATCTTCGAAGCCAAGGCGCAGGGCCTCGACGGACTGAGCCGCGAGGACCGGGCGAGCTGGTCCCGCTCGATGTCGGGTGCGCTCATCGGCTTCGCGGGAGCCATCGGCGGCCTCGGCGGCGTCGGCATCAACCTGATCCTCCGCGCCTCGTACAGCAGCCCCGCCAAGTCGGCAACCATGGCGTTCTGGGTGTTCCTCGCCTTCTACGTCGTGTGCATCGCCGTCACCTGGTTCGTCTTCCTGCGCCGGCCCTCCGCGCCCGGTATCGCAGTCACCGACGGCGACGACGAAAAGGTGTCGGTCTCGGCGTGA